From Nicotiana tabacum cultivar K326 chromosome 20, ASM71507v2, whole genome shotgun sequence, one genomic window encodes:
- the LOC107805408 gene encoding phytochrome-interacting ankyrin-repeat protein 1 — translation MQEGGLGLSRRYRRLDMSGGDMDDRGWTPLHIVARKGDLKEVKRLLSEGMDANVTAGGPKSLGVTPLHLAAKGGHLRVMDELLERGADIDARTKGVCGWTPLHHAAKERKRKAIRFLIKNGAFLPDNIHDTRFNPPLHYCPGLEWAYEEMRLLQLEGSSSGEASYSSGN, via the exons ATGCAAGAAGGAGGATTGGGTTTAAGTAGGAGGTATAGGAGGTTGGATATGAGTGGAGGTGATATGGATGATCGAGGTTGGACTCCTCTTCATATTGTTGCTCGTAAAGGTGACCTGAAAGAG gTCAAGAGACTTCTTAGTGAAGGCATGGATGCAAATGTGACTGCAGGGGGGCCTAAGTCACTTGGTGTGACTCCACTCCATCTTGCTGCTAAGGGTGGTCACCTCCGAGTTATGGATGAATTGCTTGAGAGAGGCGCCGATATTGATGCACGAACTAAGGGTGTCTGTGGAT GGACTCCACTCCATCATGCAGCTAAAGAACGAAAGAGGAAAGCAATCAGATTCTTGATTAAAAATGGTGCATTCTTGCCAGATAACATACATGATACCAGGTTCAATCCTCCACTCCACTATTGTCCTGGTCTCGAATGGGCTTACGAGGAGATGAGGCTGCTACAACTAGAGGGTTCATCATCTGGTGAGGCCTCTTACAGCTCGGGAAACTGA